The DNA window GTCCACGAAGGAGCGCCCCCAGCCGGACGAGCCGCGGACGTCGGGGGCGAACACGTCCAGCCCCCTGCCGAGGAGCTCGTGGTACAGCGGGCTGAACACCGGCCGTTCCTGTTCCTCCGGCCCCCCGTGGAGGTGGATCACGCACGGAGCCGGCCGGCCCGGGTCCTGCTCCGGCGCACGGTAGTACCAGCCGCCGAGTACGAGCCCGTCGCGGGCCTCGCAGCGCAGGGGCACTGGGCGTACGGGAGGCCGCCCCGGCGGGACCGCGTCCGCGTCCCGCGCCGACCAGCCGGTGCGCGCGGGCACGAGACCTCCGTCCAGTTCCCAGATGCCGGGCCTGCGCCGGGATCCCGACAGGGCGGCGAACAGTCCGCCGCGCTCCACGGGCGCGATGCGGGTCACCACCTCGTGGGGCAGGACCGGACGGTTTCGCGGCCCGATCTCGCCGTCCGTACGGCCGGGGGCGAGACCCACGCTTTCCAGTTCGGTCGCGCCGTGCGCGTTCCAGGCGAGGACGGCCCACCGGCCGTGGTCGGGCACGCTCAGCAGGTCGAGGGCGGACTCCTCCCGTTCGGCGGCGACGGACAGACCCCGGGGCCTCCCCTCCTCGTCCAGCCGAACCCGCAGGAGGGCCGCGAACTCCCGCTCCGCGTCGCTGCGCAGCCAGAGCGTCCGCGCGTCGGCGGAGAACCGGCCGATCCAGGGGTCCCCGTCGGCGACGTGCAGCGCGAAAGTGGTGCGGCCCGTGCCGGTGTCGAGTACGAGGGCCTCCCGTCGGCCGCGCGGGCCGCGGCGGACGAGCGCGAGGCGGCCGTCGGCGCTCGTGTCGCACACCCGGAGGGAGGCCGCTCCCTCCTCGCTGAACAGGAGGGCCGGGGCGGCGGCTCCGTCGGGGTCCACCAGGTAGGCGGCCAGCCCGCCGCTCCGGGCCGGCCCGAGGTCGGCGACCGGCGCACCGCCCCCTACCGGAAGGCTCGCGACGCCTACGGACGGGGCCAAGTTCTGCGGGGCCACCCGTTGCGCTGCCCCCTTTTCGAGCAGGGTCGCGGGGCCGTCGCGCCCCGGCCACTCCGAGCCCGGTGGCCCGTTGCCGGCCGGCGAGGCCCCGTCCGCGTCCGTGTCCGGAGGCAGGTGGCCCGGTCCGCTGTGCTCCGAGCCCGCTGGGGAGGGCTGTGCGACCGTGACGG is part of the Streptomyces subrutilus genome and encodes:
- a CDS encoding prolyl oligopeptidase family serine peptidase is translated as MPLEHTSPLRHAPQTPRGAADPPGAGAPPAGPAPAPAAPAPAPAPVRMPGHRAADPPTLLTAHGCWYPSADPTGEHVAFICDRAGVPQLWSGPARGAEAHVLDADPDPVTEVSWSPDGRWIAYTSAPGGGEHTRVLVVRPDGTGRRVLAGAEPESSAHLGCWTHDGTALAVTVAQPSPAGSEHSGPGHLPPDTDADGASPAGNGPPGSEWPGRDGPATLLEKGAAQRVAPQNLAPSVGVASLPVGGGAPVADLGPARSGGLAAYLVDPDGAAAPALLFSEEGAASLRVCDTSADGRLALVRRGPRGRREALVLDTGTGRTTFALHVADGDPWIGRFSADARTLWLRSDAEREFAALLRVRLDEEGRPRGLSVAAEREESALDLLSVPDHGRWAVLAWNAHGATELESVGLAPGRTDGEIGPRNRPVLPHEVVTRIAPVERGGLFAALSGSRRRPGIWELDGGLVPARTGWSARDADAVPPGRPPVRPVPLRCEARDGLVLGGWYYRAPEQDPGRPAPCVIHLHGGPEEQERPVFSPLYHELLGRGLDVFAPDVRGSSGWGRSFVDADLGAGRFAAIDDVADCAAHVVSLGYADPLRLGVMGRSYGGYLTMASLVWHPALFRAGVAVCGMSDFATFFAGTEPWIAQSAAAKYGHPHHDRELLRALSPMSRIDQLRAPVLAVHGEHDTNVPPTESEQFVRAARDRGVPARQLTLRNEGHEFLRADNRRLYRRAAADWLEQFLGPTP